The DNA sequence agagaggcctttgtttctcctggcAGAGAGGTCTTTGTGTCTCCTggcagagaggcctttgtgtctcctggcagagaggcctttgtttctcctgacagagaggtctttgtttctcctgacagagaggtctttgtgtctcctgacagagaggcctttgtgtctcctgacagagctctgcctttgtttctcctgacagagaggcctttgtttctcctgacagagaggcctttgtttctcctgacagagaggcctttgtttctcctgacagagaggcctttgtttctcctgacagagaggcctttgtttctcctgacacagaggcctttgtttctcctgacagagaggcctttgtttctcctgacagagaggcctttgtttctcctgacagagaggcctttgtttctcctgacagagaggcctttgtttctcctgacagagaggcctttgtttctcctgacagagaggcctttgtttctcctgacagagaggcctttgtttctcctggcagagaggcctttgtttctcctgacagagaggcctttgtttctcctgacagagaggcctttgtttctcctgacagagaggcctttgtttctcctgacagagaggcctttgtttctcctgacagagaggcctttgtttctcctggcagagaggcctttgtttctcctgacagagaggcctttgtttctcctgacagagaggcctttgtttctcctgacagagaggcctttgtgtctcctgacagagaggcctttgtttctcctgacagagaggcctttgtttctcctgacagagaggcctttgtttctcctgacagagaggcctttgtgtctcctgacagagaggcctttgtgtctcctgacagagaggcctttgtttctcctgacagagaggcctttgtttctcctgacagagaggcctttgtttctcctgacagaggcctttgtttctcctgacagagaggcctttgtttctcctgacagaggcctttgtttctcctgacagagaggcctttgtttctcctgacagagaggcctttgtttctcctgacagagaggcctttgtttgtcctgacagagctgtctttgtttctcctgacagagaatTAATTCTGTATAAttctgtataatactctataatATTGTATTATACTCCATAATATTGTATTATACTCTATAATATTGTATTATACTCTATAATATtgtataatactctataatgCTGTATAATACTCTGTAATATTGTATAATACTCTATAattctgtataatactgtataatactctataatATTGTATTATACTCTATAATATtgtataatactctataatgCTGTATAATATTCTATAATATTGTATAATACTCTATAattctgtataatactgtataatactctataatATTGTATTATACTCTATAATATtgtataatactctataatgctgtataatactctataatattgtataatactctataattctgtataatactgtataatactctataatattgtataatactctataattctgtataatactgtataatactctataatattgtataatactctataatgctgtataatactctataatattgtataatactctataattctgtataatactgtataatactctataatattgtataatactctataattctgtataatactgtataatactctataatATTGTATTATACTCTATAATGctgtataatactctataatattgtataatactctataattctgtataatactgtataatactctataatATTGTATTATACTCTATAATGctgtataatactctataatattgtataatactctataattctgtataatactgtataatactctataatattgtattataataataataataataatatatgccatttagctgacgcttttatccaaagcgacttacagtcatgtgtgcatacattctacgtatgggtggtcccgggaatcgaacccactaccctggcgttacaagcgccatgctctaccaactgagccacagaaggacattATACTCTATAATGctgtataatactctataatattgtataatactctataatactgtataatactctataatattgtataatactctataattctgtataatactgtataatactctataatATTGTATAATACTCTATAATATTGTATTATACTCTATAATATTGTATTATACTCTATAATATTGTATAATACTCTATAattctgtataatactgtataatactctataatATTGTATAATACTCTATAATATTGTATTATACTCTATAATATTGTATAATACTCTATAattctgtataatactgtataatactctataatATTGTATAATACTCTATAATATTGTATAATACTCTATAATATTGTATTATACTCTATAATATTGCCCCGTTCAAAAAGCAGGAAATCCCCTTAAACTCTCAGACATTTTAAAGCTAATTTGGGTCATTGCATCATTATTCACTAATCTTTCACTTCCTTTTCCTGAACGATAGAAGTGGGAGATTCTCAGACAGCGCAGCAGTGATTATCCTGGATTCTGTTTCCACGTTCAGCGGTTCTTTTTGCCACTACTGATAATGACATTTGATTCTTGCATAATCTGACATACTATATATTTTTCCCCCTCTTTCATTTCCTTAATTTAACCAAACGGATCAGTCTGAGATCCACGTATCATCTGAGAGACCAGGTAAGGATACAGCTTCACAATGCAACCCACATCCTACGTAGATTTAGCGGGTACATTTACAGCTAATGTAAAGCTGCATCACACACTGCTGGGTCGTAGTCAAGGAACCTTTTGGACTGAGAGAACCACAATGAGAAATTAAGTGCTTTAAGTGTCATGCATTTAAATGTACTGTATCCACATGTGTTGTTGAATTGCGTTTATATTGTCAAATCTAATGTCAATAAATATGTACGTTTTTGTTGACGatttcttctctgctctctctcctactgtctcgACAGCGCAGAGATGTCTTTCACACGTGATAAAATGTCTTTGCACCTGCGCAACAGAATGCCGAAGTTTGTCACAAGAGTGAAAGCCACAGAGCTCATGGCCAACCTCCCCTGCCTTACACAGTCTGACAGGGTGGgtagctcaaatcaaatcaaatttattcatgtagcccttcgtacatcagctgatatctcaaagtgctctacagaaacccagcctaaaaccccaaacagcaagcaatgcaggtgaagaagcacggtggctaggaaaaactcccaagaaaggtcaaaacctaggaagaaacctagagaggaaccaggctatgaggggtggccagtcctcttctggctgtgccgggtggagattataacagaacagggactgatttagacctgggacaccaggtgggtgattcccctctaatcagggactgatttagacctgggacaccaggtgggtgattcccctctaatcagggactgatttagacctgggacaccaggtgggtgattcccctctaatcagggactgatttagacctgggacaccaggtgggtgattcccctctaatcagggactgatttagacctgggacaccaggtgggtgattcccctctaatcagggactgatttagacctgggacaccaggtgggtgattcccctctaatcagggactgatttagacctgggacaccaggtgggtgattcccctctaatcagggactgatttagacctgggacaccaggtgggtgaatccccctctaatcagggactgatttagacctgggacaccaggtgggtgattcccctctaatcagggaatcatttagacctgggacaccaggtaggtgattcccctctaatcagggactgatttagacctgggacaccaggtgggtgaatccccctctaatcagggactgatttagacctgggacaccaggtgggtgattcccctttaatcagggactgatttagacctgggacaccaggtgggtgattcccctctaatcagggactgatttagacctgggacaccaggtgggtgattcccctctaatcagggactgatttagacctgggacaccaggtgggtgatttccctctaatcagggaatcatttagacctgggacaccaggtaggtgattcccctctaatcagggactgatttagacctgggacaccaggtgggtgaatccccctctaatcagggactgatttagacctgggacaccaggtgggtgaatccccctctaatcagggactgatttagacctgggacaccaggtgggtgattcccctctaatcagggaccgaTTTAGacttgggacaccaggtgggtgattcccctctaatcagagatcgatttagacctgggacaccaggtgggtgattcccctctaatcagggactgatttagacctgggacaccaggtgggtgaatccccctctaatcagggactgatttagacctgggacaccaggtgggtgaatccccctctaatcagggactgatttagacctgggacaccaggtgggtgattcccctctaatcagggactgatttagacctgggacaccaggtgggtgaatccccctctaatcagggactgatttagacctgggacaccaggtgggtgatttccctctaatcagggaatcatttagacctgggacaccaggtaggtgattcccctctaatcagggactgatttagacctgggacaccaggtgggtgaatccccctctaatcagggactgatttagacctgggacaccaggtgggtgaatccccctctaatcagggactgatttagacctgggacaccaggtgggtgattcccctttaatcagggactgatttagacctgggacagcaggtgggtgattcccctctaatcagggactgatttagacctgggacaccaggtgggtgattcccctctaatcagggaatCATTTAGACATAACATACATGGTAatggttggttatggctgtgtctagtcaggtatgggttagggttggttatggctgtgtagtcaggtatgggttagggttggttatggctgtgtctagtcaggtatgggttggttatggctgtgtctagtcaggtatgggttagggttagttatggctgtgtctagtcaggtatgggttagggttggttatggctgtgtctagtcaggtatgggttggttatggctgtgtctagtcaggtatgggATAGGGTTAgttatggctgtgtctagtcaggtatgggttagggttggttatggctgtgtctagtcaggtatgggttagggttggttatggctgtgacTAGACAGGCCATGCcaacctaacccatacctgactatacacagccataaccaaccctgtggctgtgtagtcaggtatgggttagggttggttatggctgtgtctagtcaggtatgggttagggttggttatggctgtgtatagtcaggtatgggttagggttggttatggctgtgcatagtcaggtatgggttagggttggttatggctgtgtctagtcaggtatgggttagggttggttatggctgtgtatagtcaggtatgggttagggttggttatggctgtgtatagtcaggtacactacatgaccaaaagtatgtggacaatatctgattccaaaatcatggggattaatatggagttggtccccccttcaCTGCTACAacagctttccactagattttggaacattactgcagggttttgcttccattcagccacaaaagcattggtgaggtcgggcactgatgttgggcgattaggcccggttcgcagtcggcgttccaattcatcccaaaggagttcgatggggttgaggtcagggcactccgcaggccagtcaagttcttacatattgatctcgacaaaccatttctgtatggactagaggtcgaccgattacgaTTTTTCAACGCAGATACCGATTTTTGGAAGACCACAAAAAAGCCCATACCCGGGCCTcccgcccaacatcagtgcccgacctcaccaatgcttttgtggctgaatggaagcaaaacCCTGCACCAATGCGGTGGCGCAGTTCTAGTTTTTCAAATATTTTCATTCCTCATATTCATAGGAGGAGATCCAGGCCATGAGGAATTGTGTCGGTAACTCCGCTGCAATGCAGATCCTGCTGGACTATGTACAGAAGAGAATGAACTGGCCAGAAGAGTTGATATCAGCTCTGGAGGTGGTGGAGCATCAGGACCTGGCTGATGAACTGAGGGCAGAGTGGACCAAGCACAACCAGACCAGTAAGTCACCATTACattaaatcaaactttattttaaAGTGTGTTGtaaaaatcaaatacaaaaaacagactttacagtgaaacaTCACTGGACACTAGTACCTTTGTGATAAAACATCACTAGACACTAGTACCTTTGTGATAAAACATCACTAGACACTAGTACCTTTGTGATAAAACATCACTAGACACTAGTACCTTTGTGATAAAACATCACTGGACACTAGTACCTTTGTGATAAAACATCACTAGACACTAGTACCTTTGTGATAAAACATCACTAGACACTAGTACCTTTGTGATAAAACATCACTAGACACTAGTACCTTTGTGATAAAACATCACTAGACACTAGTACCTTTGTGATAAAACATCACTAGACACTAGTACCTTTGTGATAAAACATCACTAGACACTAGTACCTTTGTGATAAAACATCACTAGACACTAGTACCTTTGTGATAAAACATCACTAGACACTAGTACCTTTGTGATAAAACATCACTGGACACTAGTACCTTTGTGATAAAACATCACTAGACACTAGTACCTTTGTGATAAAACATCACTAGACACTAGTACCTTTGTCTGTGATAAAACATCACTGGACACTAGTACCTTTGTCTGTGATAAAACATCACTAGACACTAGTACCTTTGTCTGTGATAAAACATCACTAGACACTAGTACCTTTGTGATAAAACATCACTAGACATTAGTACCTTTGTGATAAAACATCACTAGACACTAGTACCTTTGTGATAAAACATCACTAGACATTAGTACCTTTGTGATAAAACATCACTAGACACTAGTACCTTTGTGATAAAACATCACTAGACACTAGTACCTTTGTGATAAAACATCACTAGACACTAGTACCTTTGTCTGTGACTCCGTTCAAAATTGTGGATATGACGAGAGGTGAAAATGACTTTTTTTGTTGGTACTGTCTGGTACTTTTTTTGTTGGCCTCTCtgagcccggttcctctctaggtttcttcctagggtcctgcctttctagggaggtttTCCAGGCCACTGTGCCTCTGCACCAGCATTTCTCAGTCTTTGGGGTTTTAAACTGGgtatctgtacagcactttgtgaaaAACATTGATGGATAAAGGGCTTTATAAGGGTGGTGTATAAAGGGCTTTATCTTTGTGATAAAGggctttatcaggtggtgtataaAGGGCTTTATATCGGTGATGTATACAGGGCTTTATAGGGTTGAGATAAAACAGGGCTTCACTAGTACCTTTGGTGTATAAAGGGCTTTATATGACGGTGGTGTATAAAGGGCTTTTTTTATGGGTGGTGTATTTTTTGGGCTTTATAAGGTTCCTGTATAAAGGGCTTTATCAGGGTGATGTATAGGGAGTTTTCCAGGCCTTTGCCTCTCAGCATTTCTCAGTCTTTGGGGTTTTAAAGGGCTTTATATTTGAAAAACATTGATATAAAGGGCTTTATAAGGGTGGTGTATAAAGGGCTTTATAAGGGTGGTGTATAAAGGGCTTTATCAGGGTGATGTATAAAGGGCTTTATCAGGGTGGTGTATAAAGGGCTTTATATCGGTGGTGTATAAAGGGCTTTATCAGGGTGGTGTATAAAGGGCTTTATAAGGGTGGTGTATAAAGGGCTTTATAAGGGTGGTGTATAAAGGGCTTTATATCGGTGATGTATAAAGGGCTTTATCAGGGTGATGTATAAAGGGCTTCATAAGGGTGGTGTATAAAGGGCTTTATAAGGGTGGTGTATAAAGGGCTTTATAAGGGTGGTGTATAAAGGGCTTTATAAGGGTGGTGTATAAAGGGCTTTATAAGGGTGATGGATAAAGGGCTTTATCAGGATGATGTATAAAGGGCTTTATATCGGTGATGGATATAGGGCTTTATAAGGGTTGTGTATAAAGGGCTTTATCAGGGTTGTGTATAAAGGGCTTTATCAGGGTGGTGTATAAAGGGATTTATAAGGATGATGGAGAAAGGGCTTTATCAGGGTGATGTATAAAGGGCTTTATCGGGGTGATGTATAAAGGGCTTTATAAGGGTGGTGTATACAGGGCTTTATCAGGGTGGTGTATACAGGGCTTTATCAGGGTAGTGTGTAAAGGGCTTTTTCAGGGCGTTGTATAAAGGGCTTTATCAGGGTGGTGTATAAAGGGCTTCATAAGGGTGATGTATAAAGGGCTTTATCGGGGTGGTGTATAAAGGGCTTTATCAGGGTGGTGTATAAAGGGCTTTATAAGGGTGGTGTATAAAGGGCTTTATAAGGGTGATGTATAAAGGGCTTTATAAGGGTGATGGATAAAGGGCTTTATAAGGGTGATGGATAAAGGGCTTTATAAGGGTGATTGATAAAGGGCTTTATAAGGGTGGTGTATAAAGGGCTTTATAAGGGTGATGTATAAAGGGCTTTATAAGGGTGGTGTATAAAGGGCTTTATAAGGGTGCTGTATACAGGGCTTTATAAGGGTGGTGTATAAAAGGCTTTATATCGGTGATGTATAAAGGGCTTTATCAGGGTGATGTATAAAGGGCTTTATAAGGGTGGTGTATAAAGGGCTTTATAAGGGTGGTGTATAAAGGGCTTTATAAGGGTGGTGTATAAAGGGCTTTATAAGGGTGGTGTATAAAGGGCTTTATAAGGGTGATGGATAAAGGGCTTTATCAGGATGATGTATAAAGGGCTTTATATCGGTGATGGATATAGGGCTTTATAAGGGTTGTGTATAAAGGGCTTTATCAGGGTTGTGTATAAAGGGCTTTATCAGGGTGGTGTATAAAGGGCTTTATAAGGATGATGGAGAAAGGGCTTTATCAGGGTGATGTATAAAGGGCTTTATCGGGGTGATGTATAAAGGGCTTTATAAGGGTGGTGTATACAGGGCTTTATCAGGGATTGTGTAAAGGGCTTTATCAGGGTGGTGTATACAGGGCTTTATCAGGGTGGTGTGTAAAGGGCTTTTTCAGGGCGTTGTATAAAGGGCTTTATCAGGGTGGTGTATAAAGGGCTTCATAAGGGTGATGTATAAAGGGCTTTATCAGGGTGGTGTATAAAGGGCTTTATAAGGGTGATGTATAAAGGGCTTTATAAGGGTGATGGATAAAGGGCTTTATAAGGGTGGTGTGTAAAGGGCTTTATATTGGTGATGGATGAAGGGCTTTATAAGTGTGATGTATAAAGGGCTTTATAGGGGTGATGTATAAAGGGCTTTATAAGGGTGATGGATAAAGGGCTTTATAAGGGTGATGGATAAAGGGCTTTATAAGGGTGATGGATAAAGGGCTTTATAAGGGTGGTGTATAAAGGGCTTTATCAGGGTGGTGTATAAAGGGCTTCATAAGGGTGATGTATAAAGGGCTTTATAAGGGTGATGGATAAAGGGCTTTATAAGGGTGGTGTGTAAAGGGCTTTATATTGGTGATGGATGAAGGGCTTTATAAGTGTGATGTATAAAGGGCTTTATAGGGGTGATGTATAAAGGGCTTTATAAGGGTGATGGATAAAGGGCTTTATAAGGGTGATGGATAAAGGGCTTTATAAGGGTGATGGATAAAGGGCTTTATAAGGGTGATGGATAAAGGGCTTTATAAGGGTGGTGTATAAAGGGCTTTATAAGGGTGATGTATAAAGGGCTTTATAAGGGTGGTGTATAAAGGGCTTTATAAGGGTGGTGTATACAGGGCTTTATATGCTCCCCAGAGCCAGAATTtattaggggtggcaggtagcctagtggttagagcaactGAAAgattgctagatcgaatccctgagctgacaaggtaaacatctattgttctgccccctgaacaaggcagttacccaactgtttctaggccgtcattgtaaataagaatgtgttcttaaactgacttgcctagttaaaataataGAATTGATTAAATGCTGTAAACGACTGGTCCACTTGATTCATCTCAGGACATTTTCCAGCAGGTTTCACCATTACGATAAATCTTAGACAGAACATGGAGGGTACATCTGTTGGGGATGTTGATgccggtccttctgtagctcagttggtagagcatggcgcttgtaacgccagggtagtgggttcgattcccgggaccacccatacgtagaatgtatgcacacatgactgtaagttgctttggataaaagcgtctgctaaatggcatatattattatattattgatgtGCCTTATTCTTATATACCatataactataactaactataactataactaactataactataactaataataactataactaactataactcaTTTCCTTTTTAAAGTCTAATCTGCTTTTGTTTCCCCAGATCCTTCTCCTGCTGCTCCTCCTACCAGCCCACCTCTGCCCATCTCAGAGAGCTCTGATGACCCTACATCTTCTATGGTCCTCCCAGCACCACCTTCAGAGTCACTCAGCCCTGAGATTGCTGCCTGTCCAGCGGATGGTGGCCAGCCAGTAGTCCCCACGAGTTCAGTTGCTGAGGCTCCCATCGCTGGTGCCTCCCCAGAGCCAGTTCCACAGGCTCTGGAAGCAGCAGTAAAACCTGTCACAGCCACCCAGGCAGCACCTTTGCCTGCCACAGTGGTCTCTGAACCACAGCCTCCACTCTCTCACTCTGATAACGCTGCCTTCTCTCAGCCTGGTCCTGTAGCAACGGGATCTCTGGAGGATAACCCATCTCATATAGTCCTGTCTGAAACCACTCTCACCTTGCCAGTGTCAGACCTAAACCCAGCCCTGTCCCAGACTGAATGCACCCCCACTGCTGCTGCCTCTGCCTCGGTCCAGGCCCCTGAGAAAGGTCCTGTTCAGGACGCCACGCCCACTGCTGCTGCCTCTGCCTCGGTCCAGGCCCCTGAGAAAGGTCCTGTTCAGGACGCCACGCCCACTGCTGCTGCCTCTGCCTCGGTCCAGGCCCCTGAGAAAGGTCCTGTTCAGGACGCCACGCCCACCACTGCTGCCTCTGCCTCGGTCCAGGCCCCTGAGAAAGGTCCTGTTCAGGACGCCACGCCCACTGCTGCTGCCTCTGCCTCGGTCCAGGCCCCTGAGAAAGGTCCTGTTCAGGACGCCACGCCCACTGCTGCTGCCTCTGCCTCGGTCCAGGCCCCTGAGAAAGGTCCTGTTCAGGACGCCACGCCCACCACTGCTGCCTCTGCCTCGGTCCAGGCCCCTGAGAAAGGTCCTGTTCAGGACGCCACGCCCACTGCTGCTGCCTCTGCCTCGGTCCAGGCCCCTGAGAAAGGTCCTGTTCAGGACGCCACTCCACCAACAGCCAAAGTGATCTCCTTCCACCAGAGGCCAGTAGAGGCCTCTGATCCAACTGCAACTCAGGTGAATAGTATTTCTTGTTAGATTTTGTATGTTTACTGACTAGATAGAGTTAAATTCAGTTTATCTTACTAATGAAAGGAAATCTGTTGACCACATCTACATTTTTGAATTTTCAGCGAAGAGTTGAAAACATTGACGAGAAGCGGGAACTTAAAGCTATCTCTCCTCCAGGTGACTGCAGACGACCAGCACGCCGAGCCGCCTCAGAGCGAGAGCCATCACTTCTCCCCGGTCACGACACCAGCCTCGTCCCCAGTGCATACCTCCGTGGATGAGGATAACTGGGAGCTCAGCAAGCCTGACGTTCTCCTCAGTGAGAACCAGCCATACTCAGGAGGCTCATGGCTTCTGCAGATGGATAGCCGGTCAGTGTTGGACCCAGAGCCGGCTGCTGTGACGAGTCCTGCTGCTGGGACCTGTCCTGCTGCTGCGACCTGTCCTGTGACCTGTCCTGTGACCTGTCCTGCTGCTGTGACCTGTCCTGTGACCTGTCCTGCTCCTGTGACCTGTCCTGCTGCTGTGACCTGTCCTGTGACCTGTCCTGTGACCCGTCCTGTGACCTGTCCTGCTGCTGTGACCTGTCCTGTGACCTGTCCTGTGACCTGTCCTGTGACCTGTCCTGTGACCTGTCCTGCTGCTGTGATCTGTCCTACTGTGGTCCCAGACCACTTGTCTAGTGTTCCAGGCCCTCTGACTAGTGTAACGCCTCTGCCATGTCAGGAGCACGTGTCCCATAACGAGCCTGAGGAGGACACGTACCAGGAGGTGCTGATCAATGTAATTCATGTGTCTGAGGACGCGTACATCCAGAATCAGGAAGGCCAAACACAGAGCATGCTGGGTAATAAGGATGCAGGTGTGTCTGAAACCCTCCCACCAGTTCAGAACCACAACAGCCGATCGCggatcacacctc is a window from the Oncorhynchus keta strain PuntledgeMale-10-30-2019 chromosome 35, Oket_V2, whole genome shotgun sequence genome containing:
- the mavs gene encoding mitochondrial antiviral-signaling protein isoform X6, which gives rise to MSFTRDKMSLHLRNRMPKFVTRVKATELMANLPCLTQSDREEIQAMRNCVGNSAAMQILLDYVQKRMNWPEELISALEVVEHQDLADELRAEWTKHNQTNPSPAAPPTSPPLPISESSDDPTSSMVLPAPPSESLSPEIAACPADGGQPVVPTSSVAEAPIAGASPEPVPQALEAAVKPVTATQAAPLPATVVSEPQPPLSHSDNAAFSQPGPVATGSLEDNPSHIVLSETTLTLPVSDLNPALSQTECTPTAAASASVQAPEKGPVQDATPTAAASASVQAPEKGPVQDATPTAAASASVQAPEKGPVQDATPTAAASASVQAPEKGPVQDATPPTAKVISFHQRPVEASDPTATQVTADDQHAEPPQSESHHFSPVTTPASSPVHTSVDEDNWELSKPDVLLSENQPYSGGSWLLQMDSRSVLDPEPAAVTSPAAGTCPAAATCPVTCPVTCPAAVTCPVTCPAPVTCPAAVTCPVTCPVTRPVTCPAAVTCPVTCPVTCPVTCPVTCPAAVICPTVVPDHLSSVPGPLTSVTPLPCQEHVSHNEPEEDTYQEVLINVIHVSEDAYIQNQEGQTQSMLGNKDAGVSETLPPVQNHNSRSRITPLSGSTELDLSSGPNRHDRAEDILGKAVSKSDDSRDLIMIVNGQAASPSTTHPDPPPPATSPSVTIANDNCPLPEAVEAEVMEAEVMEAEVMEAEVMEAEVMEAEVMLKAMMASVVPELKQKQEGEGARRGGGYHFLGDTTSWGIPLPGGYHFLGAAVLGVSVLFVAWRRKN
- the mavs gene encoding mitochondrial antiviral-signaling protein isoform X4 — its product is MPNFCHRKEEIQAMRNCVGNSAAMQILLDYVQKRMNWPEELISALEVVEHQDLADELRAEWTKHNQTNPSPAAPPTSPPLPISESSDDPTSSMVLPAPPSESLSPEIAACPADGGQPVVPTSSVAEAPIAGASPEPVPQALEAAVKPVTATQAAPLPATVVSEPQPPLSHSDNAAFSQPGPVATGSLEDNPSHIVLSETTLTLPVSDLNPALSQTECTPTAAASASVQAPEKGPVQDATPTAAASASVQAPEKGPVQDATPTAAASASVQAPEKGPVQDATPTTAASASVQAPEKGPVQDATPTAAASASVQAPEKGPVQDATPTAAASASVQAPEKGPVQDATPTTAASASVQAPEKGPVQDATPTAAASASVQAPEKGPVQDATPPTAKVISFHQRPVEASDPTATQVTADDQHAEPPQSESHHFSPVTTPASSPVHTSVDEDNWELSKPDVLLSENQPYSGGSWLLQMDSRSVLDPEPAAVTSPAAGTCPAAATCPVTCPVTCPAAVTCPVTCPAPVTCPAAVTCPVTCPVTRPVTCPAAVTCPVTCPVTCPVTCPVTCPAAVICPTVVPDHLSSVPGPLTSVTPLPCQEHVSHNEPEEDTYQEVLINVIHVSEDAYIQNQEGQTQSMLGNKDAGVSETLPPVQNHNSRSRITPLSGSTELDLSSGPNRHDRAEDILGKAVSKSDDSRDLIMIVNGQAASPSTTHPDPPPPATSPSVTIANDNCPLPEAVEAEVMEAEVMEAEVMEAEVMEAEVMEAEVMLKAMMASVVPELKQKQEGEGARRGGGYHFLGDTTSWGIPLPGGYHFLGAAVLGVSVLFVAWRRKN